Proteins encoded by one window of Lathyrus oleraceus cultivar Zhongwan6 chromosome 1, CAAS_Psat_ZW6_1.0, whole genome shotgun sequence:
- the LOC127086997 gene encoding uncharacterized protein LOC127086997 — MNPPEFHDGLNPVKAHEWITNMERIFQIVHCSEENKVVSVSHMIKGPAKKWWENASTLMTNQGVPRDWEHFKTTFLDKYFPRSLRTQKEFEFQQLRQGPLTVVAYAKKFEDMAAYSRQVACAPDEKWKVDQFLFGLRGEISHSVSHREFTTYAELLRQCYVAENSSKKVQEERD; from the coding sequence ATGAATCCTCCTGAGTTCCATGATGGCTTAAATCCTGTGAAGGCTCATGAGTGGATAACCAACATGGAAAGGATTTTCCAGATAGTGCATTGTAGTGAAGAGAATAAGGTTGTGTCTGTTTCTCACATGATTAAGGGTCCAGCTAAGAAATGGTGGGAGAATGCTTCGACTCTTATGACCAATCAAGGAGTACCTAGAGATTGGGAGCATTTTAAGACTACTTTCCTAGATAAGTATTTTCCTAGATCTTTGAGGACTCAGAAAGAATTTGAGTTTCAGCAGCTTAGACAGGGTCCTTTGACAGTAGTTGCGTATGCTAAGAAGTTCGAAGATATGGCTGCTTATTCTAGACAAGTCGCATGCGCACcagatgagaaatggaaggtCGATCAATTCCTTTTTGGTCTAAGAGGTGAAATTTCTCATAGTGTTTCTCATAGGGAATTCACTACTTATGCTGAATTATTAAGGCAATGCTATGTGGCCGAGAATAGTTCAAAGAAAGTTCAAGAAGAAAGGGATTAG